A stretch of the Hydra vulgaris chromosome 09, alternate assembly HydraT2T_AEP genome encodes the following:
- the LOC100207201 gene encoding probable serine/threonine-protein kinase DDB_G0282963 yields MPLVQNKNSRSIKSVQDYIDNKVPENFIPGWSNPPPNNKNETHKSLINFLRIKLIPNNQNEKNKRGGISNNLKNSDSKKNSNGYCNKSSTYYKEGSSSDKMKRRSFSLNQLSALEDSYDLVCLNERLKLNTVQNEGSSHRLPKSFIPTNNISLLHPEIFVPIKRKISNIGRSYSLTNSNLYSTPTGELCNRTRSQSLFDDQLKLKKKLSTSSPCNRLTVKPLPDVLNSSFDTSLFQADNFRKCSVKNTSSLQLNHNDKKISAETSTSRSLEVNDTVNCNTEAINHNEYNNLQNCILKRSFSELQLNVNKINVHSVIPEIHVQVNDSCVKLNDDELRQINESRAKYVVMDKSNDFQNEQNLYRPRSQSLTINNCNDEKLLQSPTLRRQSWSSSSFLKATSMVELNCRKIKVIKTEQYFAVRKNSYHKSDNMYCIQGSSSQTTNNDQSNIIFQPLKYGTDGRKISLSENLISNSFKIKDEVNEVNASNFHSTMSTLSSSTLTSDETKKNIENKLRSNLPKTFQAAVIDPLSVREKKSIRIKTKSNLKHSDNCEIESRPRSPSLSFFQSSPKIIRKRFAKTSALDSEKTNSSHLDLPEFVSSKVDKHMVDTPAIIKKSKKWQNRRVKERQTSESSDVVRVTGTSVFQRALRYTKSYDESSFPCKEPSFSQVESNLSTSEASIKTKSNCVLGHAENLNETNIKVKESKTELRGADCLGDICSKKFENIENESCYSVEVRDQSKTSDYYSTSSMPSYSNFSTIIQVEPGDYNNNNKVYKSQFSYTLKQHVNDLKNI; encoded by the coding sequence ATGCCACTGGTTCAGAATAAAAACTCTCGCAGTATAAAATCTGTTCAAGATTACATTGATAATAAAGTACCAGAAAACTTCATACCTGGATGGAGTAACCCACCACCAAACAATAAAAACGAAacacataaaagtttaattaattttttacggatCAAGCTCATCCCAAATAAtcaaaacgaaaaaaataaaagaggcgGAATTTCAAACAATCTGAAAAATtcagattcaaaaaaaaacagcaatggGTACTGTAACAAAAGTTCAACTTACTATAAAGAAGGCAGTTCTTCAGATAAAATGAAAAGACgaagtttttcattaaatcaattATCTGCTCTAGAAGATTCATACGATTTAGTTTGCCTAAATGAAAGACTGAAACTAAATACTGTACAAAATGAGGGAAGTTCACATAGACTTCCGAAATCGTTTATACCAACAAACAACATAAGCTTGTTACATCCTGAAATATTTGTgccaattaaaagaaaaatttctaaCATTGGTCGCAGTTATTCATTAACTAATTCAAACTTGTATTCTACCCCTACGGGTGAGTTATGCAACCGAACTCGTAGTCAGTCATTATTTGATGACcaattgaagttaaaaaaaaagctttctaCCTCATCTCCTTGCAATCGGCTCACGGTTAAACCATTGCCAGATGTTTTGAATAGTTCTTTTGATACTAGTTTATTTCAAGCTgataattttagaaaatgttCTGTTAAAAATACTTCCTCGTTGCAGCTAAATCACAATGATAAAAAGATTTCTGCGGAAACATCCACAAGCCGATCCTTGGAAGTTAATGACACTGTCAATTGTAATACAGAAGCTATCAACCATAATGAATATAACAACTTacaaaattgcattttaaaacgTTCTTTTAGTGAGCTTCAATTAAacgtaaataaaataaatgttcatTCAGTAATTCCCGAAATTCACGTTCAAGTAAATGACAGCTGCGTCAAACTAAACGATGATGAATTAAGACAAATTAATGAATCAAGAGCAAAATATGTAGTTATGGACAAAAGTAATGACTTTCAAAACGAGCAAAACTTATATCGCCCACGAAGCCAATCATTAACTATAAATAACTGTAATGATGAAAAATTACTTCAAAGCCCAACTTTACGTAGACAGTCTTGGAGTTcaagtagttttttaaaagcaacATCAATGGTTGAATTAAATTgtagaaaaattaaagttattaaaacagaACAATATTTTGCAGTTCGAAAAAACTCGTATCATAAGTCTGACAACATGTATTGCATTCAAGGAAGTTCGAGTCAGACAACTAATAACGACCAaagcaatataatttttcaacCTCTAAAATATGGCACAGACGGGCGAAAAATATCATTAAGTGagaatttaatttctaattcaTTTAAGATAAAAGATGAGGTAAACGAAGTGAACGCTAGCAATTTTCATTCAACTATGTCAACTTTAAGTTCTTCTACTTTGACCAgtgatgaaacaaaaaaaaatattgaaaataagttaCGTTCAAATCTACCTAAGACGTTTCAAGCTGCAGTAATTGACCCACTTAGTGttcgagaaaaaaaatcaattagaaTTAAGACTAAAAGTAATCTAAAACATAGCGATAATTGTGAGATTGAAAGCCGACCCAGATCTCCTTctctttcattttttcaaagttcTCCAAAAATAATACGTAAACGTTTTGCAAAAACTAGCGCGCTAGATTCTGAGAAAACTAATTCTTCCCATCTAGATTTACCGGAATTTGTTTCCTCAAAAGTGGATAAACATATGGTTGATACCCcagcaattataaaaaaaagtaaaaaatggcAAAACCGGCGAGTTAAAGAAAGACAGACATCTGAATCTTCTGATGTTGTTCGTGTAACCGGGACTTCTGTATTTCAGCGCGCTCTACGTTACACAAAAAGTTACGATGAAAGCTCGTTTCCATGCAAAGAACCATCATTTTCCCAGGTAGAATCCAATTTATCTACTAGTGAGGCgtcaataaaaactaaaagcaaTTGTGTACTTGGACACGCTGAAAATCTTAATGAAactaacataaaagttaaagaaagtaAAACAGAATTGCGTGGAGCAGATTGTTTAGGTGatatttgttcaaaaaagtttgaaaatattgaaaatgaaagCTGTTATTCAGTAGAAGTGCGAGATCAAAGTAAAACCTCTGATTATTATTCTACGTCATCTATGCCATCATATTCGAACTTTTCTACAATAATACAAGTTGAACCTGGTgactacaataataataacaaagtCTACAAAAGTCAATTTTCATATACACTGAAACAACAcgtaaatgatttaaaaaacatttaa